A stretch of DNA from Syntrophorhabdus sp.:
TTGGCGGCCTGTATCCTCTGGTATTCCTGGTAATAGGGCTGCAGTTTCGCCAGCTCCTGGCGCGTTGTCCTGATATTTCTCTCGTAATCGCCTATCTCACGCTCGTTGTAAAAATAGAAAGCCCAGAAGAATATGTTCCCGATGATCAGCATCAGCACGAAGGTGACGATATTGATCTTGAGAGTACTCGTTCTCGTCTTCTTGTAGGGTAAGAGGTTGACCTTTATCATGTCTATCCCATAAGATCCGTTACGCGCGTCGACAGGTAGACGGGCACCGCCATCACCTCTTTGAGCTCCCCGTACAAACCTGTCTGGGCCCCCGCCTCAACGAGGAGAAAGGGATCGACGACCTCCACGGGGATGCCCGTCTCATCGACGATCTTTTCCTTGATCCCCGGCAGGAGCGACGAGCCGCCCGTCACGAAGATCTTTCCAATGTTCTCCTTCGGTTTCGTGGCAAGGTAGAACCTGACGGTCTTGTTGATCTCCGACGATATATTGAAAATGAAGTCTTCAAAAAGATAGGTGACGTCCGCGTCGGCGGCGACCTTCTTCTCCTCCGCTTCCTTGTACTTCACCTTGATCGATCTCTGTATCTGGGTTGTGAGATACTTCCCGCCCATCAGGATCTCGCGCGTGAACTCGATGTTCTCACCGTTGAGGATGGCGATGTTCGTGACCGACGCGCCTATGTCCACGATGAGGACGGAGTGCTCCTTTGGCGCGTATATCTGTTCCACCACGTTCGATATGCCGAACATGTCGACATCCAGTATCTGGAGGTTGAGCCCCGCCATGTTAAATGTGGCGATATAGGCGTCCACTATCTCCCTCTTGACCGCCACTATCTTGACGTTCATCATGTTCTGCTTCTCGGGGTCCACACCGATCACGTAATAGCTGTAATAAATGTCCTTCATCGGGAAGGGGATCGCGTTCTCCACCTCGACACCGATCATGTTCTCCAGGGCATCGTCATCCATGAAGGGTACGGTTATCTTCTTCGATATCACTGAATAGCTCGACAGCGCGCAGGCCACGTTCTTCGACTTGATGCCGTTCTCCTTGAATATGGCCTGGAGCTCCTGGGCAAGGAAATCGATGTCGACAATGTGGCCGTCGCTTATAAGCTCCTGTTCGTAGGTCTTCTTGACGATGTTCTGGATCGAGAAAGCACCTTTTGAACTCTTCAGACTGCACATCTTGATGGATGTGGTACCGATATCGACGCCAACCAGCTCATCCACCTGCTTGATGACGAAACTGCTGAACATCCCCGATTCCTTAATGGATTCGAAGAGGCCCCTTTTCGTCTTGTACTTCTTCTGCTTGACGTCTGTGACCACCAGCGCGGGTTCTTCCTCGAGGAGGTCCGCGTTCTCATTCTTCGTCATGGGCGTCGCTTCCACCGGGCCTGCGGCTTCGACACTCTTCGGCTCCTCGTACTCTACCGAGGCGGGGGTGTCCGCCGGGGAAGGCTCTGCCGGAAGAGGCTCACGGACGAAGATCTCCCTGCCCGCCGGCGTCGAAGAATCAAAGGCAAGGATCAATATCGGTATCCCGAAGATGAGCGTGGTGATCCCATAGAGCCAGTACCTCTTGCCCAACCTTTCGGCGATGCTCCCCCATATATTGATCGTCGAGTATATGTTTATGGGAAATACCATGAGGCCGAGGACATTCCAGGCTGACACGTCCCCGCACCTGCACATGAGAACCATATTGTAAAAAGGAATGAGGTAATGCCAGAAGGAACCGATCCCGAACTTGCTGCCGATCTTGTAAAGAACGTAGCTGCCGAACAGGTAGACCACGATGGGCAAGACAAGGAATAAAGTACCGAACGATTCAAATGGATTTGCCATAGCCACCCTGTACGCGCTTCATGCGCCCGGGCTCCCGGGCTGCACTTTCCCTTGATGCATAGAGGAGCTGAGGACAGAACACACGTCTTTTAAGCCCCTATCATGTTGACAACGTAGCAGAAGCCCCTTTTTTTGTCAACACTTTTTCACCCACATTTTTTTCCATGTTAGACTTCATATTAATTTAATTTCCTCACGTTTTACCTCTAACACTTTAAAATAATACAGAAAACAAATGCACAATCCGGCCGTAACAATAAGATTATTTTCTTGTAATGGCTAATAAAATCAAGGAATCATGTCACGTGCAGGAGAAAGTGCTTGAAGGGTCATTTCGCGTTGTCTCCGACTGTCTTTTGCGGGGAGGGTTTCTGGAGGTCCACTTTGAGGTTGTAGTTCGCGACCCCTCCCTTTCCATCGCTGACCTTCACCTTGATGGTCCGCTCCCCGTAGTCGCTCTCCTTCAGCTGCCATCTGATGCCCCCGCTCTGAGGATCTATCGTCATACCCTCTGGTGCGTCCTCAAGTGCGTATGACAGTGTATCTCCGTCCTGGTCTGCGCCTTTGATCTGGCAAGAGAATGTGTTGCCATCGATCTTCATATCCTGCCCTGCGGTCACCCTGGGCGGGGTGTTCTGAACCATGAAATCAAGGACCTTTGACGAGCCCGCTTTTCCGTCCTGCAGAGGCGTGATCTTCACCGCAACCCTGTCACCCCGCTTGAACCCGCTCAAGCTGTCGTTTCCGTCGCCTGCGGGCTTGCCGTTCACGGTCCACTCGAACCTGTACACAATGTCGGAATCCTCCGTGCCGGCCGGCCTGTCGATGACAACCCTCACGATATCTCTGTCGCCCGAGGATTCAAGCTGCAGTCTGGCCTTCCCCATGGCGATACCCACGTCCGATGCTGTTTCCGACGCGGGCACACCGGCCTGTCTCCCGGCAGTTGCGGTGTCCACGGGGGACTGCTTGTCCTGCCCCGATGGACCCCTGCTCAAAAACCAGTACAGGGCGGCAAGAATGGCAAGCACAACAATGGCCGCGATAACGACAGCCTTCTTGTTACCACCCCTCGTCACCGTGGACGGGGTTGGCCTGATGGTTCTTATCGGTCGTGCGGGGCGCTTAGTAGGCATAGAGAACTTCGATGTTGGCACGTTCCGTCGTGCTGCTCTGCGGCCTCGCGTCGGTCATGATGGTGTAGAGAAAGGGAAAGTGCTGGACCTTGATGATGGACGACGCGTCGTCCACCACCCCGCTTGCCGTCTCCAGTATTGTGCCTGTTCTATCGGAATTGCCCGTGACGGTGTCCACTATCTTCATGCTTACCACGAAAGGCTTCGTCGATGTGGAGGTGCTCTTCAGATTGAAGACGATATCGGGGTTGATGGTGGCGTCACTGCCGCTGTCACACGTCCCTCCGGGCCAGGTCGATGTCACGCCCGACAGCTTGGCACGGAAACAGGTATCCTTCCCGGCGTCCGCCTGGATCGCCGGCAGAACGCTGGGGATCACCATTCCCGTTACGGCCGCCGAGAGCTCCGTTCCCGACATAACACGGGGCAGGACATCCTTCGTGAGGATATCGATGGCCCCGAGGGAAGCCTCCTTTGAGCTCTGGTATTTCCTCTGCAGTCCTGAAAGCTCCGACCCCGTCATCGCGTAATACATGATGGCCGCGAAGATCCCTGCGGCAACGGAGACAACGATCAATGCCGATATGAGGGCAACACCGCGGTTCGCTCTGCACCTTTTCATGCCACGCCAGGCCATCATTCTGTCCTCACCCGATCCTTCTCTAGTAAAAGCTCTTCGGTTTCACGATCAGCGTGTACGTCTTCCACCGGTAGTGGTTCCAGTCGGTGCCGAAGGCGCTGAGATTCACGCTCGTGCCCATTGCCACGGAAGGCCCGACAGTCACCGGGTTGGCCCCGCCGTATGTGAATCCCCGGTCCATGATACCCTCATGACCGAGTATGTATATCTGCACTTCCTTGACCTGCTCCTTGACGGTGAGGGCATCGAGACCCGATATGTCGTTCACCGTCTGGTCGGGAACTCCATCCAGATTTGTGTCGAGCCTGAAGATGACCTGCATGTTGGCAACGCATTCAACGAGGGGAAACTCTTCCGTTGCCCCTCCCGTTCCCGCTGGTCCATGCTTGACGATGGCCTTGTACAGCGTTCCCGTGCCCGGCGCGCAGTTCACGTTCGCAACGGCAGGCTGCTTGACATAGTAGTCCGACCTGTTGAAGGGCATCGTCGGAGCAATGCTGTCCTCGATGCCAAAGGCAAGATACCGCTCCCCCGCCGCCGCAGAAGGCTGGAAGGCGGCGTCCAGGGTGGACGTTATATACTGCACGGAATAGGCGCCACTGGAAGAAACGATGAGCTTGGACTTTCCGCCCAGGGCCGAGCGCGGCTTTATGACTATCATGTAGTCCCGCCCGTTCACCATGTCGAGATTGACATCATTCCAGATGTGCACCGTTGTGCTCGTAATGTTCGTCCACTTCCCGGCGGCAGTGTTCATGCCAACAGCGGGAGACCTGATAACGAGGTAGTCGGAGTTGGCTATGTAATTCGCGAAGGCCCCCACGTTATTGTTGTGCACAAGGGCCTTCGGGATGTTGGGCGCGCTGTTGAACTGCTGTGCAGGGTCGGCCGTCGCTTCCGTGTATGTCCCGGGAGCGCTGGCGAATTCATCGGCGAGTCCGAACCCGGCGTTGGACACATCACTTCTTAGCATCTCCAGCCCGAGTGAGGTCTCAAACTGGCTCGTCACGACCCCGGCCTGCTGGCGCTGTCCCCTGATAAGGTCCTGAAGGAGCTGGCTGTTCATCGCCATGATGATCCCCATGATCACTATGGCAATGAGTATCTCCAACAAGCTGAACCCTTTTTCGTCTCTGGTCATAGATGCCCTCACCTCACGTATCGGTACTGATGATGGAGGCAGCATCGTGCCGATGCGCGATACTCCGGTGGACCCATGTGACACTCACCTGGACCGCGACGCTGGTCGGTGTCGTCACACCCGTCGCGGCAACGTTGTTCACCGTCCAGGTGACGGTGTAGGACACGTCGACGTTGCGGACCCTCCTGACCTCAGGGGAAGTGATCGCGACCGCGTGGGTCTGCACATCACTGAACCTGGCGTTACGCAGGGTCTCCACCGTTGACTCGGCGATGCGCATCGCTTCGTTGCGCATCTGGTTCTCCATGTTTATCCTG
This window harbors:
- a CDS encoding prepilin-type N-terminal cleavage/methylation domain-containing protein codes for the protein MLRRVTKSRKGFTLIELLVSMLVLSIGLMAMLDGLANYIRINMENQMRNEAMRIAESTVETLRNARFSDVQTHAVAITSPEVRRVRNVDVSYTVTWTVNNVAATGVTTPTSVAVQVSVTWVHRSIAHRHDAASIISTDT
- a CDS encoding prepilin-type N-terminal cleavage/methylation domain-containing protein, with translation MTRDEKGFSLLEILIAIVIMGIIMAMNSQLLQDLIRGQRQQAGVVTSQFETSLGLEMLRSDVSNAGFGLADEFASAPGTYTEATADPAQQFNSAPNIPKALVHNNNVGAFANYIANSDYLVIRSPAVGMNTAAGKWTNITSTTVHIWNDVNLDMVNGRDYMIVIKPRSALGGKSKLIVSSSGAYSVQYITSTLDAAFQPSAAAGERYLAFGIEDSIAPTMPFNRSDYYVKQPAVANVNCAPGTGTLYKAIVKHGPAGTGGATEEFPLVECVANMQVIFRLDTNLDGVPDQTVNDISGLDALTVKEQVKEVQIYILGHEGIMDRGFTYGGANPVTVGPSVAMGTSVNLSAFGTDWNHYRWKTYTLIVKPKSFY
- the pilM gene encoding type IV pilus assembly protein PilM, with amino-acid sequence MANPFESFGTLFLVLPIVVYLFGSYVLYKIGSKFGIGSFWHYLIPFYNMVLMCRCGDVSAWNVLGLMVFPINIYSTINIWGSIAERLGKRYWLYGITTLIFGIPILILAFDSSTPAGREIFVREPLPAEPSPADTPASVEYEEPKSVEAAGPVEATPMTKNENADLLEEEPALVVTDVKQKKYKTKRGLFESIKESGMFSSFVIKQVDELVGVDIGTTSIKMCSLKSSKGAFSIQNIVKKTYEQELISDGHIVDIDFLAQELQAIFKENGIKSKNVACALSSYSVISKKITVPFMDDDALENMIGVEVENAIPFPMKDIYYSYYVIGVDPEKQNMMNVKIVAVKREIVDAYIATFNMAGLNLQILDVDMFGISNVVEQIYAPKEHSVLIVDIGASVTNIAILNGENIEFTREILMGGKYLTTQIQRSIKVKYKEAEEKKVAADADVTYLFEDFIFNISSEINKTVRFYLATKPKENIGKIFVTGGSSLLPGIKEKIVDETGIPVEVVDPFLLVEAGAQTGLYGELKEVMAVPVYLSTRVTDLMG